One segment of Terriglobales bacterium DNA contains the following:
- the dapA gene encoding 4-hydroxy-tetrahydrodipicolinate synthase, whose amino-acid sequence MNLRGCGTALVTPFKTDGSIDEAALRALVKWQVESGIDFLVPCGTTGETPALAADEIRRVIELTIEEAAGRVPIVAGATSNATREAVEKAKAVAKIKGVDAILTASPYYNKPTQEGQYQHFKAIAEAVDKPLVLYNVPGRTAANIEPATLARLAQIRNIVAVKEASGNISQIADVFNAVPENFLVFSGDDAITLPVIALGGVGVISVASNEIPAEMGAITRAALANKWSDARRLHRRFLPLMQANFIESNPLPVKAVLAMMGRIQENYRLPLVPMKKDTRAKLEQVAMEAGLIGARKAAS is encoded by the coding sequence ATGAATCTTCGCGGCTGCGGTACCGCCCTCGTAACCCCCTTCAAGACCGACGGCTCCATCGACGAAGCGGCGCTGCGCGCGCTGGTGAAGTGGCAGGTGGAGTCGGGCATCGACTTCCTCGTTCCCTGCGGGACGACGGGCGAAACGCCCGCGCTGGCGGCCGACGAGATCCGCCGCGTCATCGAGCTGACGATCGAAGAGGCTGCCGGGCGTGTGCCGATCGTCGCCGGCGCCACCTCGAACGCGACCCGGGAAGCGGTGGAGAAGGCCAAGGCGGTGGCAAAGATCAAGGGCGTGGACGCCATCCTGACCGCGTCGCCCTACTACAACAAGCCGACGCAGGAGGGCCAGTACCAGCACTTCAAGGCCATCGCCGAGGCGGTGGACAAGCCGCTGGTGCTCTACAACGTGCCGGGGCGGACGGCGGCGAACATCGAGCCGGCGACGCTGGCGCGGCTGGCGCAGATCAGGAACATCGTGGCGGTGAAGGAAGCCAGCGGCAACATCTCGCAGATCGCGGACGTCTTCAACGCGGTGCCGGAGAACTTTCTGGTCTTCTCCGGCGACGACGCCATCACGCTTCCGGTGATCGCGCTGGGCGGCGTGGGCGTGATCTCGGTGGCGTCGAACGAGATCCCGGCGGAGATGGGCGCGATCACCCGCGCCGCGCTCGCCAACAAGTGGAGCGACGCGCGCCGGCTGCACCGCCGCTTCCTGCCGCTGATGCAGGCGAACTTCATCGAATCGAACCCGCTGCCCGTGAAAGCCGTGCTGGCGATGATGGGGAGGATCCAGGAGAACTATCGCCTGCCGCTGGTCCCGATGAAGAAAGATACGCGCGCGAAGCTGGAGCAGGTCGCGATGGAAGCCGGCCTGATCGGCGCGCGCAAGGCCGCGAGCTAG
- a CDS encoding AI-2E family transporter produces the protein MAADQRKNILFAYGVALFLLFIYLARGVVLLVYVSALAAVVVFPAVEQVQRLRIGKWHPSRGLAILLVIVAGLAALTIFFIFALPPVFHDLRTLAEEAPSRTAELNERFHRIPYADRIDLGALQQHATAALGGLLGLFKGVAGGVFAFFSCLIMTAYFIIDGEHAFQWAMSLFPARQRARLDPTLRRAQRRVRNWLIGQLALMLILGVAAFVVFGLLHVRYFYLLAVIAGLANIIPIVGPIVSLILASLVASTDGWAKLSGVLIFYLVYQQVENAFLTPRIMKQTVDLPPVAVIIALALGGALAGVPGALVAVPTAAWVAVLIDEYVVKGNEPETSAS, from the coding sequence TTGGCAGCCGATCAGCGCAAGAACATCCTGTTCGCCTACGGCGTGGCGCTATTCCTGTTGTTCATCTATCTGGCGCGCGGCGTCGTGCTGCTGGTGTACGTCTCGGCGCTGGCGGCGGTCGTGGTCTTCCCCGCGGTCGAGCAGGTACAGCGGCTGCGCATCGGGAAATGGCATCCCAGCCGCGGGCTCGCCATCCTGCTGGTGATCGTGGCGGGGCTCGCCGCGCTGACCATCTTCTTCATCTTCGCGCTGCCGCCGGTGTTCCACGACCTGCGCACCCTGGCGGAGGAAGCGCCGAGCCGCACCGCCGAGCTGAACGAGCGCTTCCATCGCATCCCGTATGCCGACCGCATCGACCTGGGCGCGCTGCAGCAGCATGCCACGGCGGCACTGGGCGGGCTGCTGGGGCTGTTCAAGGGAGTGGCGGGCGGCGTGTTCGCCTTCTTCAGCTGCCTGATCATGACGGCGTACTTCATCATCGACGGCGAGCACGCGTTCCAGTGGGCGATGTCGCTGTTCCCTGCGCGGCAGCGCGCGCGGCTCGACCCCACGCTGCGGCGCGCGCAGCGGCGGGTGCGCAACTGGCTGATCGGGCAGCTCGCGCTCATGCTGATCCTGGGCGTGGCGGCCTTCGTGGTCTTCGGACTGCTGCACGTGCGGTACTTCTACCTGCTGGCGGTGATCGCGGGCCTGGCCAACATCATCCCGATCGTGGGTCCCATCGTGTCGCTGATCCTGGCGTCGCTGGTGGCATCGACGGACGGCTGGGCGAAGCTCTCCGGCGTGCTCATCTTCTACCTGGTCTACCAGCAGGTGGAGAATGCGTTCCTGACGCCGAGGATCATGAAGCAGACGGTGGACCTGCCGCCGGTCGCAGTGATCATCGCCCTGGCGCTGGGCGGAGCGCTGGCGGGCGTTCCGGGCGCGCTGGTAGCGGTGCCGACGGCCGCGTGGGTCGCGGTGCTGATCGACGAGTACGTGGTGAAAGGGAACGAGCCCGAAACCAGCGCGAGCTAG
- the asd gene encoding aspartate-semialdehyde dehydrogenase, which translates to MVNSKTPVGILGATGIVGQRFLQLLEMHPWFEVTWVAASERSAGLPYAKAANWRLKTPIPEKVASMIVSPADPKDAPKVIFAALDSKIAQELEPRFAEAGCAVVSNSSAFRMQQDVPLIIPEVNPTHLTLIDKQPWRKKSGGFIVTNSNCSAMGLVLALAPLQQRFGVEKVFVVTMQAVSGAGYPGVASLDILGNVIPFIANEEDKLESEPRKMLGSMNGAGAVLADMVVSAQCNRVAVEDGHTESVSVKLKKPATREEIIEAWTSFRGVAQEKRLPSAPDQPIFYDPAPDRPQPRLDVERGAGMSASIGRLRPCPLLDWKFTLLSHNTVRGAAGAALLNAELLQAQGYIG; encoded by the coding sequence ATGGTGAACAGCAAGACGCCTGTGGGCATCCTGGGCGCGACCGGCATCGTCGGGCAGCGCTTCCTCCAGCTGCTGGAGATGCATCCGTGGTTCGAGGTCACGTGGGTGGCGGCCTCGGAGCGCTCGGCCGGACTTCCCTACGCGAAGGCGGCGAACTGGCGGCTGAAGACGCCGATCCCGGAAAAGGTCGCGAGCATGATCGTCTCGCCGGCCGATCCGAAGGACGCGCCGAAGGTGATCTTTGCCGCCCTCGACTCGAAGATCGCGCAGGAACTGGAACCCAGGTTCGCCGAGGCCGGCTGCGCCGTGGTCTCGAACTCCAGCGCCTTCCGGATGCAGCAGGATGTTCCGCTCATCATTCCCGAGGTCAACCCGACGCACCTCACGCTGATCGACAAGCAGCCGTGGCGCAAGAAGTCCGGCGGCTTCATCGTGACGAATTCGAACTGCTCGGCGATGGGGCTGGTGCTGGCGCTGGCGCCGCTGCAGCAGAGATTCGGCGTCGAGAAGGTGTTCGTGGTCACGATGCAGGCGGTCTCGGGCGCGGGCTATCCGGGGGTGGCGTCGCTCGACATCCTCGGCAACGTGATCCCGTTCATCGCGAACGAAGAGGACAAGCTGGAGAGCGAGCCGCGCAAGATGCTGGGCAGCATGAACGGCGCGGGCGCGGTGCTGGCCGACATGGTGGTGAGCGCGCAGTGCAACCGCGTTGCGGTGGAAGACGGCCACACCGAATCGGTCTCGGTGAAGCTCAAGAAGCCGGCGACGCGCGAGGAGATCATCGAGGCGTGGACGTCGTTCCGCGGCGTCGCGCAGGAGAAACGCCTGCCGAGCGCGCCGGACCAGCCCATCTTCTATGACCCGGCGCCAGACCGCCCGCAGCCGCGGCTCGACGTGGAGCGGGGCGCGGGCATGAGCGCCAGCATCGGCCGGCTGCGACCGTGTCCGCTGCTCGACTGGAAGTTCACGCTGCTCTCGCACAACACCGTCCGCGGCGCGGCGGGCGCGGCCCTGCTCAACGCGGAACTCCTCCAGGCGCAGGGCTACATCGGTTGA
- a CDS encoding glycosyltransferase: MAGILYIAYPLLPVSDQSCGGAEQVLHTLEAEMFARGHRTTVAACDGSRVTGELLAIGPPPVADDHLAERQEALHQKVLAALRSRSFDLIHDHSGALWQHAHEASVPVLATLHLPRRMYPRELFANIAPNVSFNCVSASQARDFRDLPNLAGVVENGIALERFPLTAEKGDYLLWLGRVCVEKGAHLAIEAAERAQLPLVLAGQVYPFAYHRRYFAECVEPHIARHDVRWVERPALAEKLELLRRARAVLLPSLVDETSSLVALEAWACGTPVIAFRRGALAQLVRPGVNGFLVETAEEMAGASRRAGELEPAACRGSVEGKYTAERMADGYAGLHERLARRPQLSSAA, encoded by the coding sequence ATGGCCGGCATCCTGTACATCGCGTATCCGCTGCTGCCTGTCAGCGACCAGAGCTGCGGCGGCGCGGAGCAGGTGCTGCACACGCTCGAGGCCGAGATGTTCGCGCGCGGACACCGCACCACCGTCGCTGCCTGCGACGGCTCGCGCGTCACCGGCGAACTGCTTGCCATCGGCCCGCCTCCCGTTGCCGACGACCACCTCGCGGAGCGGCAGGAAGCGCTCCATCAGAAGGTCCTGGCGGCTCTCCGTTCGCGCTCCTTCGACCTCATCCACGACCACAGCGGCGCTCTCTGGCAGCATGCCCACGAAGCCAGCGTCCCGGTGCTAGCGACCTTGCATCTGCCGCGCCGGATGTATCCGCGCGAGCTCTTCGCGAACATCGCGCCCAACGTCTCGTTCAACTGCGTCTCCGCGTCGCAGGCGCGCGACTTCCGCGACCTGCCGAACCTCGCCGGCGTCGTCGAGAACGGCATCGCGCTCGAGCGCTTTCCGCTGACCGCGGAAAAGGGCGACTACCTGCTGTGGCTCGGCCGCGTCTGTGTCGAGAAGGGCGCGCACCTCGCCATCGAAGCCGCCGAGCGCGCGCAGCTTCCGCTGGTGCTTGCCGGTCAGGTGTATCCCTTCGCTTATCACCGCCGCTATTTCGCGGAGTGCGTGGAGCCGCACATCGCGCGGCACGACGTCCGCTGGGTGGAGCGGCCGGCGTTGGCGGAGAAGCTGGAGCTGCTGCGACGCGCGCGCGCCGTGCTGCTTCCCAGCCTCGTCGACGAGACCAGCTCGCTGGTCGCGCTCGAGGCGTGGGCGTGCGGCACGCCGGTCATCGCCTTCCGGCGAGGCGCGCTCGCGCAGCTCGTCCGGCCGGGCGTGAACGGCTTCCTGGTGGAGACGGCCGAGGAGATGGCGGGGGCCAGCCGCCGCGCCGGCGAGCTCGAGCCCGCCGCGTGCCGCGGCTCCGTAGAAGGGAAGTACACGGCGGAGCGCATGGCCGATGGCTACGCAGGCCTCCATGAACGGCTCGCCCGGCGGCCCCAGCTCAGCAGCGCCGCCTAG
- a CDS encoding DUF4097 family beta strand repeat-containing protein — protein sequence MGKANFGLRIAAIALLATGALAADKRNEFKFNAASGSSVTVTNLHGAVTVKSGAGRQVLIVATTHSDQMAVEANQYGSRIDARTSGKAAGDAARVEYEVTVPADVDITVRGGSGSVRVERVRADVEVEADSGRVEVRDSSNGHVHVRTVDGPVNLFSLSNSHIEVTTVSGDVTLKAVTGPHLNVNAGKGSIYYDGDFGGSGEYILTNNSGNIEVTVPASAAISLKAHSIRGSVQNDLAGQEMPGMQAGAPRSLVGTSKAASSSVDLRSFSGKIRVKKQ from the coding sequence ATGGGCAAAGCCAACTTCGGGCTGCGGATCGCCGCGATCGCCCTGCTGGCGACGGGAGCTCTCGCCGCCGACAAGCGCAACGAATTCAAGTTCAACGCCGCCAGCGGGTCGAGCGTGACCGTGACCAACCTGCACGGCGCGGTGACGGTGAAGAGCGGCGCGGGCCGCCAGGTGCTGATCGTCGCGACCACGCACTCCGACCAGATGGCGGTGGAAGCGAACCAGTACGGCAGCCGCATCGACGCACGCACCAGCGGCAAGGCCGCGGGCGACGCCGCGCGCGTGGAGTACGAAGTCACGGTGCCGGCCGACGTGGACATCACCGTCCGCGGCGGCAGCGGGAGCGTGCGCGTCGAACGCGTGCGCGCCGACGTCGAAGTCGAAGCAGATTCGGGGCGCGTGGAAGTGCGCGACTCCTCGAACGGGCACGTGCACGTCCGCACCGTGGACGGCCCGGTGAACCTGTTCTCGCTCAGCAACTCGCACATCGAGGTGACCACGGTGAGCGGCGACGTCACGCTGAAAGCCGTGACCGGTCCGCACCTCAACGTGAACGCCGGCAAGGGCAGCATTTACTACGACGGCGACTTCGGCGGCTCGGGCGAGTACATCCTCACGAACAACTCCGGGAACATCGAGGTCACGGTGCCGGCGAGTGCCGCCATCAGCCTGAAGGCGCACTCCATCCGCGGCAGCGTGCAGAACGACCTCGCGGGGCAGGAGATGCCGGGCATGCAGGCCGGCGCGCCACGTTCCCTGGTAGGCACCTCCAAGGCCGCTTCCTCCTCGGTCGACCTCCGTTCCTTCAGTGGTAAAATCCGCGTCAAGAAGCAGTGA
- a CDS encoding sigma-70 family RNA polymerase sigma factor: MTQAKKLIAPGLSEAEAIQRAQRGDAEAFEALYGLHKRRVYSLCLRMTGNTAEAEDLTQEAFLQLYRKIATFRGESAFSTWLHRLAVNVVLMHLRKKGLPEVSLEETMEPQQEDGPKRDIGARDNVLAGSIDRVNLERAIESLPPGYRIIFVLHDIEGYEHNEIAEMMGCSIGNSKSQLHKARMKLRDLLKLSKAEQKASRR, from the coding sequence TTGACACAAGCGAAAAAACTGATAGCTCCCGGGCTCTCAGAGGCAGAGGCGATCCAGCGGGCCCAACGGGGTGACGCGGAAGCTTTCGAAGCCCTTTATGGGCTGCACAAGCGACGCGTGTACTCGCTCTGCCTGCGAATGACCGGGAACACGGCCGAGGCCGAAGACCTCACGCAGGAAGCGTTCCTGCAGCTGTATCGCAAGATCGCGACGTTCCGCGGGGAGTCGGCGTTCTCGACCTGGCTGCATCGGCTGGCGGTGAACGTCGTGCTGATGCACCTGCGCAAGAAGGGACTGCCGGAAGTCTCGCTGGAAGAGACGATGGAGCCCCAGCAGGAAGACGGCCCGAAGAGAGACATCGGCGCGCGTGACAACGTGCTGGCCGGGTCGATCGACCGGGTGAACCTGGAGCGGGCGATCGAGAGCCTGCCGCCGGGCTACCGGATCATCTTCGTGCTGCACGACATTGAAGGGTACGAGCACAACGAAATCGCGGAAATGATGGGGTGCTCGATCGGCAACAGCAAGTCGCAGCTGCACAAGGCCCGCATGAAGCTGCGCGACCTGCTCAAGTTGAGCAAGGCGGAACAGAAAGCGAGCCGCAGGTAA
- a CDS encoding dihydrodipicolinate reductase C-terminal domain-containing protein, producing the protein MRLLVLGRGKTGALVASVARERGHEVRVMGAEENPGGAALTPDALRDVDAIIDFTTPQAVIPNIIGAMQAKKPMVVGTTGWYDKLAMVRDLVRESNGSLLCAPNFSIGVNVFFEVARAAAAALKHGYAAHIVERHHAQKKDAPSGTAARMQQIIQEISGKELEITSIREGDVVGTHVMLFDSPNDTMMFTHDAKSRRGFAEGAVVAAEWLRGKQGFFEFKDVLLTKQAGK; encoded by the coding sequence ATGAGACTGCTTGTCCTAGGCCGCGGGAAGACCGGCGCGCTCGTTGCCTCGGTGGCGCGCGAGCGCGGCCACGAGGTCCGGGTAATGGGCGCGGAGGAGAATCCGGGCGGCGCGGCGCTGACCCCGGATGCCCTGCGCGACGTGGATGCGATCATCGACTTCACCACGCCGCAGGCGGTGATCCCCAACATCATCGGCGCGATGCAGGCGAAGAAACCGATGGTCGTGGGCACGACCGGCTGGTACGACAAGCTGGCGATGGTGCGCGACCTGGTGCGCGAGTCGAATGGTTCCCTGCTCTGCGCGCCGAATTTTTCCATCGGCGTGAACGTGTTCTTCGAGGTCGCGCGCGCCGCCGCCGCCGCGTTGAAGCACGGCTACGCCGCCCACATCGTGGAGCGCCACCACGCGCAGAAGAAAGACGCGCCCTCGGGAACGGCGGCAAGGATGCAGCAGATCATCCAGGAGATCAGCGGCAAGGAACTGGAGATCACCAGCATCCGGGAAGGCGACGTGGTCGGCACGCACGTGATGCTGTTCGACTCGCCCAACGACACCATGATGTTCACGCACGACGCCAAGTCGCGCCGCGGCTTCGCCGAGGGGGCGGTGGTCGCCGCCGAATGGCTGCGCGGCAAGCAGGGCTTCTTCGAGTTCAAAGATGTGCTGCTTACTAAGCAAGCCGGAAAGTAG
- the lysC gene encoding lysine-sensitive aspartokinase 3: MSLVMKFGGTSVEDAAAITRAAAIVQSRLAEQPVVVVSAMAKVTDQLVACANAAGNGDREAALGIARGLRERHYTAASELLGTGVFTQFHSELEGEFDALDELLRGIAAVGELTPRTTDNVLSFGERLSSKLVTAAFSARGLSASLVDARQCIVTDDRHTRATPLFDEINDALAEYVRPLLERGRVPVMGGFIGATQDGAPTTIGRGGSDFSAAIVGAGIGSARIEIWTDVDGMKTTDPNLCPDARRIKVISFDEAAELAYFGAKVLHPATLLPAVQKNIPVLVLNSRNPKNEGTRIVARAPGCKNPFKAIAAKKRITIVDVVATRMLGAHGFLKAIFEVFDRHRCAVDVVSTSEVSVSLTVDSNEAIPAIAADLGKLAEVKYEGRKAIVCLVGENIRGTRGVAAKVFSAISDVNVRMISQGASEINITFVIEEDDVPQVVQRLHKTFFADADPAVFD; encoded by the coding sequence TTGAGCCTCGTCATGAAATTCGGCGGGACGTCCGTGGAGGACGCCGCCGCCATCACGCGCGCGGCCGCGATCGTGCAATCGCGGTTGGCGGAGCAGCCGGTCGTGGTGGTGAGCGCGATGGCCAAAGTCACCGACCAGCTGGTCGCGTGCGCCAACGCCGCCGGCAACGGCGACCGCGAGGCCGCGCTCGGCATCGCGCGCGGCCTGCGCGAGCGCCACTACACCGCCGCCAGCGAGCTGCTCGGCACCGGCGTCTTCACGCAATTCCACTCCGAGCTGGAAGGCGAGTTCGACGCGCTCGACGAGCTGCTGCGCGGCATCGCCGCGGTCGGCGAGCTCACGCCGCGGACCACCGACAATGTGCTCTCGTTCGGCGAGCGCCTCTCCAGCAAATTGGTGACGGCGGCCTTCTCGGCGCGCGGCCTGAGCGCGTCGCTGGTCGACGCGCGGCAGTGCATCGTGACCGACGACCGGCACACGCGCGCCACGCCGCTGTTCGACGAGATCAACGACGCGCTCGCCGAATACGTGCGCCCGCTGCTGGAGCGCGGCCGCGTGCCGGTGATGGGCGGCTTCATCGGCGCGACCCAGGACGGCGCGCCGACGACCATCGGCCGCGGCGGCTCGGATTTCTCCGCCGCCATCGTCGGCGCCGGCATCGGCTCCGCCCGCATCGAGATCTGGACCGACGTCGACGGCATGAAGACCACCGACCCCAACCTTTGCCCCGACGCCCGTCGCATCAAGGTCATCAGCTTCGACGAGGCGGCGGAGCTGGCCTATTTCGGCGCGAAAGTGCTGCACCCGGCGACGCTGCTGCCGGCCGTCCAGAAGAACATCCCGGTGCTGGTGCTGAACTCCCGCAACCCGAAGAACGAAGGGACGCGCATCGTGGCGCGCGCGCCGGGCTGCAAGAACCCGTTCAAGGCCATCGCGGCGAAGAAGCGCATCACCATCGTGGACGTGGTGGCGACCCGCATGCTGGGCGCGCACGGCTTCCTGAAGGCCATCTTCGAGGTCTTCGACCGCCACCGCTGCGCCGTCGACGTGGTGTCGACCTCGGAGGTCAGCGTCTCGCTCACGGTGGATTCCAATGAAGCGATCCCCGCCATCGCCGCCGACCTCGGCAAGCTGGCCGAGGTGAAGTACGAGGGCCGCAAGGCCATCGTCTGCCTGGTGGGCGAGAACATCCGCGGGACCCGCGGGGTGGCGGCCAAGGTGTTCAGCGCCATCTCCGACGTGAACGTGAGGATGATCAGCCAGGGCGCGAGCGAGATCAACATCACGTTCGTGATCGAAGAGGACGACGTGCCGCAGGTCGTCCAGCGTCTTCACAAGACGTTCTTCGCGGACGCCGACCCGGCAGTATTCGACTGA
- a CDS encoding MFS transporter encodes MADAVPNSGLPRPSLAYRWLVLFFLSMAMFGNYYIFDSINPLVDIFKDQLGFSATVIGYLNSFYNAAAIIALAVGGIIVDRFGTKKSITLFAILCLIASVWMVLSGKAWSMLGARFLLGMGAEPLIVAVTTALAKWFKGKELSFAFGVNLLIARAASWLADNTPTWASWSYDGTWYRPLYIGVIAGGICVAAAVTYWILEARAETRFQVGEAAATDKLKIKDAFLFGRTFWYIVALCVTFYATVFSFRLFGIDYFMSAHGRTRESAGALNGFLPLMSMWATPVFGLIADKVGKRATFMLFGSVLMPIVFVMMGYSHVTLWIPVGMLGVAFSLIPAIMWPSVAYLVEERRLGSAYALMTLCQQVGWLAMNQAIGFSQDKFNASPSNPPGYLPMLWILAGVSLAGILFSFLLWQAERGKQAHGLETIKA; translated from the coding sequence ATGGCTGACGCGGTCCCAAACTCCGGCTTGCCGCGCCCTTCCCTCGCCTACCGCTGGCTGGTGCTGTTCTTCCTGAGCATGGCGATGTTCGGGAACTACTACATCTTCGACAGCATCAACCCGCTGGTCGACATCTTCAAAGACCAGCTGGGCTTCTCCGCCACGGTCATCGGCTACCTCAACAGCTTCTATAACGCAGCGGCCATCATCGCGCTCGCGGTGGGCGGCATCATCGTCGACCGCTTCGGGACGAAGAAGTCCATCACCCTGTTCGCGATCCTCTGCCTGATCGCTTCCGTATGGATGGTCCTGAGCGGCAAGGCGTGGTCGATGCTGGGCGCGCGCTTCCTGCTCGGCATGGGCGCGGAGCCGCTGATCGTCGCGGTGACGACCGCGCTCGCAAAATGGTTCAAGGGGAAGGAGTTGAGCTTCGCGTTCGGCGTGAACCTGCTGATCGCGCGCGCGGCGTCGTGGCTGGCGGACAACACGCCGACGTGGGCGTCGTGGTCGTACGACGGCACCTGGTACCGCCCGCTGTATATCGGGGTGATCGCCGGCGGCATCTGCGTCGCCGCGGCGGTCACCTACTGGATCTTGGAAGCGCGCGCCGAGACGCGGTTCCAGGTCGGCGAAGCAGCCGCGACTGACAAGCTCAAGATCAAGGATGCCTTCCTGTTCGGCCGGACGTTCTGGTACATCGTGGCGCTGTGCGTCACGTTCTACGCTACCGTGTTCTCGTTCCGGCTGTTCGGGATCGACTACTTCATGAGCGCGCACGGCCGGACGCGGGAGAGCGCCGGCGCCCTGAATGGGTTCTTGCCGCTGATGTCGATGTGGGCGACGCCGGTATTCGGGTTGATCGCCGACAAGGTCGGCAAGCGCGCGACCTTCATGCTGTTCGGCTCCGTGCTGATGCCCATCGTGTTCGTCATGATGGGCTACTCGCACGTCACGCTCTGGATACCGGTCGGGATGCTGGGCGTGGCGTTCTCGCTCATCCCGGCCATCATGTGGCCGTCGGTGGCGTACCTGGTGGAGGAGCGGCGGCTGGGCAGCGCCTATGCCCTGATGACGCTATGCCAGCAAGTCGGCTGGCTGGCGATGAACCAGGCCATCGGCTTCAGCCAGGACAAGTTCAATGCCAGCCCGAGCAATCCTCCGGGTTACCTGCCGATGCTCTGGATCCTGGCCGGAGTGAGCCTGGCCGGCATCCTGTTCTCCTTCCTGCTGTGGCAGGCGGAGCGCGGAAAGCAGGCGCATGGGCTGGAGACCATCAAGGCGTAG
- the galT gene encoding galactose-1-phosphate uridylyltransferase produces MPELRQNRVTKEWVIIATERAKRPEQLSVKRDVKPLPEYSENCPFCGGNEALAPPEIMHLDHDGKWQIRVVPNKFSALAREGQPTRRIERSRRTINGVGIHDVIVEGRQHNLTTALLPESHVANIFRAYKQRYDEISQDPRVQQIIIFKNHGGTAGASLEHPHSQLIAIPVISHQVRERFEEALRHYDEYGECIFCQLNHEEVQEGTRIVLESEHFIAGEQFASPTPFVTHVYPKRHMASFGDINEEELVDLARVMKTILGKLYYGLENPDFNYAIRTAPAESRGVKYYHWYISIIPRLTKVAGFELGSGMFINVVLPEAAAEFLRNVKIPEQAAGAAK; encoded by the coding sequence ATGCCCGAGCTACGCCAGAACCGTGTCACGAAGGAGTGGGTCATCATCGCGACCGAGCGCGCCAAGCGCCCGGAGCAGCTCAGCGTGAAGCGCGACGTGAAGCCGCTCCCGGAATACAGCGAGAATTGCCCGTTCTGCGGTGGCAACGAGGCGCTCGCGCCCCCCGAGATCATGCACCTCGACCACGACGGCAAGTGGCAGATCCGCGTGGTCCCCAACAAGTTCTCCGCGCTCGCCCGCGAAGGCCAGCCGACGCGCCGGATCGAGCGCTCGCGCCGCACCATCAACGGCGTCGGCATCCATGACGTCATCGTCGAAGGCCGGCAGCACAACCTCACGACCGCGCTCCTGCCCGAGTCCCACGTCGCGAATATCTTCCGCGCCTACAAGCAGCGCTACGACGAGATCTCGCAGGACCCGCGCGTCCAGCAGATCATCATCTTCAAGAACCATGGCGGCACCGCCGGCGCCAGCCTCGAGCACCCGCACTCGCAGCTCATCGCCATCCCGGTCATCTCGCACCAGGTGCGAGAGCGTTTCGAGGAGGCGCTGCGCCACTACGACGAGTACGGCGAGTGCATCTTCTGCCAGCTCAACCACGAAGAGGTGCAGGAGGGTACGCGCATCGTCCTGGAGAGCGAGCACTTCATCGCCGGCGAGCAGTTCGCCTCGCCCACCCCTTTCGTCACGCACGTCTATCCCAAGCGCCACATGGCGAGCTTCGGGGACATCAACGAGGAGGAGCTGGTGGACCTGGCGCGGGTCATGAAGACGATCCTGGGCAAGCTCTACTACGGCCTCGAGAATCCCGACTTCAACTACGCCATCCGCACCGCGCCCGCTGAGAGCCGCGGCGTGAAGTACTACCACTGGTACATCAGCATCATCCCGCGGCTCACCAAGGTCGCCGGCTTCGAGCTCGGCTCCGGGATGTTCATCAACGTGGTGTTGCCGGAAGCCGCGGCCGAGTTCCTGCGTAACGTCAAGATCCCGGAGCAGGCGGCGGGGGCGGCGAAGTAG
- a CDS encoding shikimate kinase, with product MTPSRTVFLTGFMGAGKTSVGAALARRMGCAFHDLDALIVERARQSVAEIFETSGEAGFRRLESEALAALLERLGDAPAVIALGGGTLEDAANLRAVRERGILVALEAPLETLLARTRRTPGTRPLALDEAGFRRLHARRQALYAAADVRVDSAAGDVEQVAARVQDSIETGMAHRRQK from the coding sequence ATGACGCCGAGTCGCACCGTATTCCTGACGGGATTCATGGGCGCCGGCAAGACGAGTGTGGGCGCCGCGCTCGCACGGCGCATGGGATGCGCGTTCCACGACCTGGACGCGCTCATCGTGGAGCGCGCGCGGCAGAGCGTGGCCGAGATCTTTGAGACTTCAGGCGAAGCCGGTTTCCGGCGGCTGGAGAGCGAGGCGCTCGCGGCCTTGCTCGAGCGGCTCGGCGACGCGCCGGCGGTCATCGCGCTGGGCGGAGGGACGTTGGAAGACGCGGCGAACTTGCGGGCAGTGCGGGAGCGCGGCATCCTGGTGGCGCTGGAGGCGCCGCTCGAGACGCTGCTCGCGCGCACGCGTCGCACGCCCGGGACGCGCCCGCTGGCGCTGGATGAAGCCGGCTTCCGCAGGTTGCATGCGCGGCGCCAGGCGCTCTATGCCGCCGCCGACGTGCGGGTGGATTCCGCCGCCGGCGACGTGGAACAGGTGGCGGCGCGGGTGCAGGATTCGATCGAGACTGGCATGGCTCATCGGAGGCAGAAGTGA